In the Flavobacterium sp. J372 genome, one interval contains:
- a CDS encoding DUF4199 domain-containing protein, with protein MKKNVLVFGVISGLIVSALMLTSVYIAYGQEEFEGNMVLGFAMMIASLSFVYVGVRNYRNKYRGGYISFWDAFKVAIGIAFVACTIYVAAWMVLFYTAMPDWMDVYAGFVMRNAEKSGATAAELAAAKAELDFYREQYQSPFGIIWVTYMEILVVAIPVALLSAVILKRKPKVSAA; from the coding sequence ATGAAAAAGAATGTATTGGTTTTCGGGGTAATATCCGGTCTCATTGTCAGCGCCCTAATGCTTACTTCGGTTTATATAGCATATGGGCAGGAAGAGTTTGAGGGCAACATGGTGCTTGGCTTTGCCATGATGATAGCATCACTGTCTTTTGTATATGTGGGCGTACGCAATTACCGTAACAAGTACCGTGGGGGTTATATTTCGTTTTGGGACGCTTTTAAAGTTGCTATAGGTATTGCGTTTGTTGCCTGTACCATATATGTAGCTGCCTGGATGGTGCTGTTTTATACCGCAATGCCCGACTGGATGGATGTATATGCCGGTTTTGTAATGCGCAATGCAGAAAAATCCGGCGCTACGGCCGCTGAACTTGCCGCTGCAAAAGCTGAGCTTGATTTTTACAGGGAGCAGTACCAGTCACCTTTTGGCATAATATGGGTAACTTACATGGAGATACTTGTAGTGGCAATACCTGTGGCCTTGCTAAGCGCTGTTATCTTAAAGAGAAAG
- a CDS encoding alpha-amylase family glycosyl hydrolase: MKRLQLGMLAVLGLLANLHVNAQANGEVMYHVFQRSFFDSNGDGHGDLKGINQKLDYLQELGITTILLTPLYQSDFYHNYFATDFEKIDPAYGTFDDYAAMVKAAHMRDMKVYQDVEMQYVAGNHPWFKESYKKPGSKYAGYLFFHDQLNEKPYYFLDITEFTTYNNRKEQIVVVNMNNQKVKDYTLKVLKYWADPNGDGKFDDGVDGFRLDHMMDNLDNQGRLKNLFAGFWSPLLTQLKKVNPKLQIVAEQANWNSYGYDYFSKGKVDRVFAFRLKQAIATFDKNKIEKAADSTFNYLPKDKQQVVFIENHDTKRFASEEGMNPGKLRVAAALNILIGGIPSLYYGQELGMKGEQLKGMTDGNDIPVREAFEWYKAEEGQGMATWYKNTGEWWDKRNMKPNDGISLEEQKSDPNSLYNYYRELIAIKNKYPEFANGDYAVTENYNDNVFTFLRKSGRNISLVVINLSSEEQFAMLADISLPVQRAKLLSGDARVVFPRGGRGLALPPYAVQVYRFLPGGPR, from the coding sequence ATGAAAAGATTACAACTCGGTATGCTGGCGGTATTGGGCCTGCTTGCAAACCTCCATGTTAATGCACAAGCCAATGGTGAAGTGATGTACCATGTTTTCCAGCGCAGTTTTTTTGACAGCAATGGCGATGGGCATGGCGATCTTAAGGGCATTAACCAAAAGCTGGACTACCTTCAGGAGCTTGGCATTACTACAATACTGCTCACACCGCTGTACCAAAGTGACTTTTACCATAACTATTTTGCCACAGATTTTGAAAAGATAGACCCTGCATACGGCACATTTGATGATTATGCGGCAATGGTTAAGGCTGCCCACATGCGCGATATGAAGGTATACCAGGATGTTGAGATGCAGTATGTGGCCGGCAACCACCCGTGGTTTAAAGAGTCATATAAAAAACCGGGCTCTAAGTACGCCGGGTATCTTTTTTTTCATGACCAGCTTAACGAAAAACCCTATTATTTCCTTGATATAACTGAATTTACAACTTATAATAACCGAAAGGAACAGATTGTGGTTGTAAACATGAACAACCAAAAGGTGAAAGACTATACTCTCAAGGTTTTAAAGTATTGGGCCGACCCAAACGGGGATGGTAAGTTTGATGACGGTGTAGATGGTTTCCGGCTTGACCATATGATGGATAACCTTGATAACCAGGGGAGACTTAAAAACCTCTTTGCCGGCTTTTGGTCGCCGCTGCTTACCCAATTGAAAAAAGTAAACCCCAAACTGCAGATTGTTGCCGAACAGGCCAACTGGAACTCTTACGGTTATGACTATTTTTCAAAAGGAAAGGTTGACAGGGTTTTTGCTTTCAGGCTGAAGCAGGCCATAGCCACTTTCGACAAAAACAAGATTGAGAAAGCAGCCGACAGCACTTTTAATTATCTTCCTAAAGATAAGCAACAGGTTGTTTTTATTGAAAACCACGATACTAAAAGGTTTGCTTCTGAAGAAGGGATGAATCCAGGCAAGCTACGCGTAGCTGCCGCGCTTAATATTTTAATAGGCGGCATACCTTCTTTATATTACGGCCAGGAACTTGGCATGAAAGGAGAGCAGTTAAAGGGAATGACAGATGGTAATGACATCCCGGTTCGCGAGGCTTTTGAATGGTATAAGGCTGAAGAAGGACAAGGCATGGCAACATGGTATAAAAATACCGGCGAGTGGTGGGATAAGCGAAACATGAAGCCTAATGACGGAATTTCGCTTGAAGAGCAGAAGTCAGACCCAAACTCACTTTATAATTATTACAGGGAGCTCATAGCTATAAAAAATAAATATCCTGAGTTTGCAAATGGTGATTATGCTGTAACCGAGAACTACAATGATAATGTATTTACATTTTTGCGAAAATCAGGCAGGAATATTTCATTGGTAGTTATAAACTTATCATCAGAAGAGCAGTTTGCCATGCTGGCTGACATTTCACTTCCGGTTCAACGGGCAAAGCTTTTATCAGGTGATGCACGGGTTGTATTTCCGCGGGGCGGGCGCGGCCTTGCTCTGCCTCCCTATGCTGTACAGGTATACAGGTTTTTGCCTGGAGGCCCAAGATAA
- the udk gene encoding uridine kinase → MMLIGIAGGTGSGKTTVVHQIMNELPETEVGIISQDHYYKETTNLSFEDRAKINFDHPRAIDFDLLVAQLKDLKAGKTIEQPVYSFVTHNRTDDTIITHPRKVMIVEGILILANPELRDLFDIKIYVHADSDERLIRRLKRDIAERGRDMEEVLNRYQNTLKPMHEQFIEPTKAHADIIIPNDKYNTVAIDVVRAVINQRIL, encoded by the coding sequence ATGATGCTTATAGGGATTGCCGGCGGTACAGGCAGCGGAAAAACAACAGTAGTGCACCAGATTATGAACGAACTGCCGGAAACGGAAGTAGGCATCATAAGCCAGGACCATTACTACAAGGAAACGACCAACCTAAGCTTTGAAGACCGCGCTAAAATAAATTTTGACCATCCTCGGGCCATTGACTTTGACTTGCTTGTGGCACAGCTGAAAGACCTTAAGGCGGGCAAGACCATTGAGCAGCCGGTGTACTCTTTTGTTACCCACAACCGTACTGACGATACCATTATTACTCACCCGCGCAAGGTGATGATAGTGGAGGGTATCCTTATACTGGCCAACCCTGAATTGCGTGACTTATTCGACATTAAAATATATGTACATGCGGATAGTGATGAGCGCCTTATACGCCGGCTGAAGCGTGATATTGCCGAGCGTGGCCGCGACATGGAGGAAGTGCTGAACCGCTACCAGAATACGCTGAAACCAATGCACGAACAATTCATTGAGCCAACGAAAGCCCATGCAGACATCATTATACCAAATGATAAATACAATACAGTTGCAATTGATGTGGTGAGGGCGGTGATCAATCAGAGGATACTTTAA
- a CDS encoding septum formation initiator family protein encodes MGFFSKIGKRYPFLRFLGNRYILVILFFTVWILFLDNYSYLEHRVLDKEIDELEENRDYYIQEIKKDSTAIRQLNDPDQTEKYAREKYYMKRENEDIYIIEFEDSVKKDEDSKSL; translated from the coding sequence ATGGGTTTTTTCTCTAAAATAGGTAAACGCTATCCTTTCCTTAGGTTTTTAGGGAACAGGTATATACTTGTTATCCTGTTTTTTACCGTGTGGATATTGTTTCTTGACAACTATTCATATTTAGAACACCGCGTTCTTGATAAGGAAATTGATGAGCTTGAAGAGAACCGTGATTACTATATTCAGGAGATAAAAAAAGACAGCACCGCAATACGCCAGCTGAACGATCCTGACCAGACTGAAAAATATGCCCGTGAAAAATACTACATGAAACGGGAAAATGAAGATATTTACATTATAGAATTTGAAGACTCCGTAAAGAAAGACGAAGACTCCAAATCACTTTAA
- a CDS encoding T9SS type A sorting domain-containing protein: MYSGPKATGGAGEIRDVKAGNNGNVYALGRFSSPLVTLGQTVLTNEGTSNGYVANIDTNGNYQWVEKLGGSGHAEYHLCADNLNNALYTAGYYNNIRLGTQTFDATPLDNVFMARFSMDALSAPKFQTSGLKVYPNPARELLNISIVDNSGYQINDSMGRIVAKGNIELGTINISQLQPGFYYLNINGASTKFIKE, from the coding sequence TTGTACAGTGGACCCAAGGCTACCGGAGGAGCAGGTGAAATAAGAGATGTAAAAGCCGGCAATAACGGAAATGTGTATGCTTTAGGCAGGTTTAGTTCGCCATTAGTCACACTAGGGCAAACAGTACTAACCAATGAAGGTACCAGTAATGGGTATGTAGCTAATATCGATACAAACGGAAACTACCAATGGGTTGAAAAACTCGGCGGGAGCGGACATGCGGAATATCATCTATGCGCAGACAATTTAAATAACGCCCTGTACACGGCAGGCTATTACAATAATATAAGGCTTGGTACACAAACATTTGATGCAACGCCACTCGACAACGTGTTTATGGCAAGATTTTCAATGGATGCACTGTCAGCGCCTAAATTTCAAACGTCAGGACTTAAAGTATACCCAAACCCTGCACGTGAGCTTTTAAATATCAGCATAGTTGACAACTCCGGCTATCAGATAAATGATAGTATGGGGAGGATTGTAGCAAAGGGGAATATCGAACTCGGTACAATAAATATTTCCCAACTTCAGCCCGGCTTCTATTATTTAAACATCAACGGCGCTTCAACAAAATTCATAAAGGAATAA
- the scpA gene encoding methylmalonyl-CoA mutase, whose product MTRKNLNHITLNPKPATENPQRETFLTAEGIEVKQTYTEEDIAALQHVEFGAGFAPNLRGPYATMYVRRPWTIRQYAGFSTAEESNAFYRRNLAAGQKGLSVAFDLATHRGYDSDHERVVGDVGKAGVAIDSVEDMKVLFDQIPLNEMSVSMTMNGAVLPIMAFYIVAAEEQGVAPELLSGTIQNDILKEFMVRNTYIYPPAPSMKIIADIFEYTSRKMPKFNSISISGYHMQEAGATADIELAYTLADGLEYIRTGLAAGMKIDEFAPRLSFFWAIGMNHFMEIAKMRAGRMLWAKLLKQFEPKDEKSLALRTHCQTSGWSLTEQDPFNNVARTCIEAAAAAFGGTQSLHTNALDEAIALPTDFSARIARNTQIYLQEETKITKTVDPWAGSYYVESLTDEIARKAWALIEEVEELGGMTKAIEAGIPKLRIEEAAARKQARIDSGQDIIVGVNKYRLEKEDPLHILEVDNQTVRRQQIERLESIKATRDSEKVKQCLEALTEAAKSSKGNLLELAVNAARNRATLGEISDALETVYGRYKAQIKSFSGVYSKEIKNDESFEKAKQLADEFAKLEGRRPRIMIAKMGQDGHDRGAKVVATGYADVGFDVDIGPLFQTPAEAAKQAVENDVHILGVSSLAAGHKTLVPQVIEELKKYGREDIMVIVGGVIPAQDYQYLFDAGAVAVFGPGTKISEAAIKILEVLIKGFEE is encoded by the coding sequence ATGACCAGAAAGAACCTCAACCATATAACACTTAACCCAAAACCTGCAACTGAAAACCCGCAACGCGAAACATTCCTTACCGCTGAAGGGATTGAAGTGAAGCAAACCTATACTGAAGAAGATATAGCTGCCCTGCAACACGTGGAATTTGGAGCCGGATTTGCACCCAACCTTCGCGGGCCATATGCAACAATGTATGTGCGCCGGCCGTGGACAATCCGCCAATATGCAGGCTTTTCTACAGCTGAAGAAAGTAATGCCTTTTACCGCCGTAACCTTGCAGCGGGGCAAAAAGGTTTATCTGTGGCGTTTGACCTTGCCACACATCGTGGTTATGACAGTGACCATGAGCGCGTGGTGGGTGACGTTGGTAAAGCGGGCGTGGCCATTGACAGCGTGGAAGACATGAAGGTGCTTTTTGACCAGATTCCGCTTAATGAGATGTCGGTTTCTATGACAATGAACGGGGCGGTTTTGCCTATTATGGCGTTTTATATTGTGGCGGCAGAAGAGCAAGGCGTGGCTCCGGAACTGCTTTCGGGAACCATCCAGAATGATATTTTGAAGGAGTTTATGGTACGTAATACCTACATCTACCCTCCTGCCCCATCAATGAAAATCATTGCCGATATATTTGAATACACCAGCCGCAAGATGCCGAAGTTCAACTCAATCAGTATCTCAGGCTATCATATGCAGGAAGCCGGCGCTACTGCCGATATCGAGCTGGCTTACACGCTGGCTGACGGACTGGAATACATCCGTACCGGACTTGCCGCAGGGATGAAGATAGATGAGTTTGCCCCGCGCCTATCCTTCTTCTGGGCAATTGGTATGAATCATTTTATGGAAATCGCCAAAATGCGCGCAGGCCGTATGCTTTGGGCAAAGCTGCTGAAACAGTTTGAACCAAAAGACGAGAAATCACTTGCACTACGCACCCACTGCCAGACGAGCGGATGGAGCCTTACCGAGCAGGACCCATTCAACAACGTTGCGCGTACCTGCATAGAGGCAGCCGCGGCAGCTTTCGGCGGAACACAGTCGCTGCATACCAACGCGCTTGATGAAGCCATTGCATTGCCGACAGATTTCTCAGCACGTATAGCACGTAACACACAGATATACCTACAGGAAGAAACTAAAATCACGAAGACCGTTGACCCGTGGGCAGGCAGTTATTACGTAGAGAGTCTAACAGACGAAATAGCCCGTAAAGCGTGGGCGCTTATTGAAGAAGTAGAAGAACTTGGCGGCATGACAAAAGCCATTGAAGCCGGTATACCTAAACTACGCATTGAAGAGGCCGCAGCACGCAAGCAGGCGCGTATAGACAGCGGACAGGATATAATAGTCGGCGTAAACAAATACCGCCTTGAAAAAGAAGATCCGCTGCATATACTTGAAGTGGATAACCAGACCGTTCGTCGCCAGCAGATTGAAAGGCTCGAGAGCATTAAGGCAACGCGCGACAGTGAAAAAGTAAAGCAATGCCTTGAAGCGCTTACGGAGGCTGCGAAATCAAGTAAAGGTAATCTGCTGGAACTTGCGGTTAATGCCGCACGCAACAGGGCAACCCTGGGCGAGATAAGCGATGCGCTGGAAACGGTTTATGGCAGGTATAAGGCACAAATTAAATCTTTTAGCGGAGTGTACAGCAAAGAAATTAAGAATGACGAGAGCTTCGAGAAAGCAAAACAGCTGGCAGATGAATTTGCTAAGCTGGAAGGCCGCCGCCCACGCATTATGATTGCAAAAATGGGACAGGACGGGCACGACCGGGGCGCCAAAGTGGTGGCAACAGGCTATGCAGACGTGGGCTTTGATGTTGACATTGGCCCACTGTTCCAGACGCCGGCAGAAGCGGCAAAGCAGGCCGTGGAGAATGATGTGCATATACTGGGCGTTTCATCACTCGCGGCAGGGCATAAAACGCTGGTGCCGCAGGTTATTGAAGAGCTGAAGAAATACGGCCGTGAAGATATCATGGTTATTGTGGGTGGGGTGATACCGGCTCAGGATTACCAGTACCTGTTTGACGCAGGAGCTGTAGCAGTCTTTGGCCCGGGTACTAAGATAAGTGAAGCGGCTATTAAGATTTTGGAGGTGTTGATAAAGGGGTTTGAAGAGTAA
- a CDS encoding DUF808 domain-containing protein: MASGFFAVLDDIAALMDDVAVTSKIATRKTAGILGDDLAVNAEKATGFLASRELPVLWAITKGSFLNKLIILPIAFLLQFFFPIAIKYILVAGGLYLAYEGAEKIVEFFFHKKHEGVTAEEVIEKSDTDAEKAKIKSAITTDFILSVEIVIIALGSVLNQTLTIQIATVSIVAILATIGVYGLVALIVRMDDAGYGLMKRSNNKGFFSALGELLVKLLPLIIKALGVIGTIALLLVAGGIFVHNIDYLHHLFPAIPDMLKEFIVGLAAGIVAVVAVTLVKKVIAIFKK; encoded by the coding sequence ATGGCTTCAGGCTTTTTTGCAGTTTTAGATGATATAGCGGCACTGATGGATGATGTTGCCGTAACCAGTAAAATTGCAACCCGAAAAACAGCAGGCATACTGGGCGATGACCTTGCCGTAAATGCAGAAAAGGCAACAGGTTTCCTGGCATCGCGTGAGCTGCCTGTGCTTTGGGCCATCACCAAAGGCTCATTCCTCAATAAACTTATAATACTGCCTATAGCGTTCCTGCTCCAGTTCTTCTTCCCTATTGCCATCAAATATATTCTTGTTGCGGGAGGGCTGTACCTCGCATATGAAGGCGCTGAGAAGATTGTGGAGTTTTTCTTCCATAAAAAACATGAGGGAGTTACTGCCGAAGAAGTTATAGAAAAGTCGGATACCGATGCTGAGAAAGCCAAGATTAAATCGGCAATAACAACAGATTTTATACTTTCCGTAGAAATCGTAATTATCGCGTTGGGCTCTGTGCTTAACCAAACGCTTACTATACAAATTGCTACCGTATCTATCGTAGCAATTCTTGCCACCATAGGGGTTTACGGACTTGTAGCGCTTATAGTACGTATGGATGATGCCGGTTATGGGCTTATGAAGCGCAGCAATAACAAAGGATTCTTTTCGGCTTTGGGAGAATTACTGGTAAAGCTTCTTCCGCTTATTATCAAAGCGCTTGGGGTAATAGGCACTATAGCGCTCTTATTGGTTGCAGGCGGAATCTTCGTGCATAACATTGATTACCTGCACCACCTTTTCCCGGCCATACCGGATATGCTTAAGGAGTTTATCGTGGGGCTTGCTGCCGGAATAGTGGCTGTTGTTGCAGTTACTCTTGTAAAAAAAGTGATTGCAATATTTAAAAAATAA
- a CDS encoding multidrug efflux SMR transporter — protein sequence MNWLLLVLGGLFEVGFTFCLGKGKEATGTESYIWYGAFAVCLFMSMALLIKATQTLPLGTAYGVWTGIGAVGTVLVGIFVFKEPATFWRVFFISTLIASIIGLKVVSTH from the coding sequence ATGAACTGGCTATTATTAGTATTAGGCGGACTTTTTGAGGTAGGGTTCACCTTTTGCCTGGGCAAGGGTAAAGAAGCAACCGGCACCGAAAGCTATATATGGTATGGCGCTTTTGCAGTTTGCCTGTTCATGAGCATGGCGCTTTTAATCAAAGCCACACAAACACTGCCTCTGGGTACTGCTTATGGGGTGTGGACAGGTATTGGCGCGGTAGGTACGGTGCTTGTTGGCATTTTTGTTTTTAAAGAGCCTGCAACCTTTTGGAGGGTATTTTTCATCAGTACCCTAATTGCTTCTATAATCGGCCTTAAAGTGGTTTCAACGCATTAA
- a CDS encoding NmrA family NAD(P)-binding protein has protein sequence MYVILGGTGHVGKAVTDELIAQNKKVTVITHDPKKVEQIEKNGAFAVIADVMDSEQLRQAFSLGKRLFLLNPPADPKTDTAAAERKTLKSILKALEGSGIEKVVAESTGGAQPGDKIGDLGVLYEMEQELKKLPLKVNIIRAGYYYSNWDGFLETAKAKGKIYTMYPADFKLPMAAPQDIGRFAAGLISSDNHNNEPYDFFGPDHYSANDVAEAFSKALGKPVATEEIPENSWIDFLMSAGFCSEAAQSMAAMTKITLEKNYKQPKNIQRGLTTIHEYVEQLVKREKQFNALKPL, from the coding sequence ATGTATGTCATTTTGGGAGGTACGGGCCATGTGGGCAAGGCAGTTACAGATGAGCTTATTGCTCAGAATAAAAAAGTTACTGTTATTACGCACGACCCAAAGAAGGTAGAGCAGATAGAGAAAAACGGAGCCTTTGCCGTAATTGCTGACGTTATGGATAGCGAACAATTACGCCAGGCTTTCAGTCTCGGGAAGCGGCTATTCCTGCTGAACCCGCCTGCCGACCCAAAGACCGATACAGCAGCTGCTGAACGTAAAACCCTCAAGTCTATACTCAAAGCGTTAGAGGGTTCAGGTATTGAAAAGGTGGTGGCAGAATCTACAGGAGGGGCCCAGCCGGGCGATAAGATTGGCGACCTTGGCGTGCTGTATGAAATGGAACAGGAGCTTAAAAAGCTTCCGCTGAAAGTGAATATTATACGTGCAGGTTACTACTACAGCAATTGGGATGGTTTTCTTGAAACTGCAAAGGCCAAAGGTAAAATTTATACTATGTATCCGGCTGATTTTAAATTGCCTATGGCTGCACCACAGGATATTGGCAGGTTTGCTGCAGGGCTTATTTCCAGCGATAATCATAACAATGAGCCTTATGATTTTTTTGGCCCCGACCATTACAGTGCGAATGATGTTGCTGAAGCTTTCAGCAAAGCCTTAGGTAAGCCTGTAGCTACTGAAGAAATACCTGAAAACAGCTGGATAGATTTCCTCATGAGCGCGGGATTTTGCAGCGAAGCGGCACAGTCAATGGCAGCGATGACTAAGATTACGCTTGAGAAAAATTACAAGCAGCCAAAAAACATTCAGCGCGGGCTTACAACCATTCATGAATATGTTGAGCAGCTTGTAAAGAGGGAAAAGCAGTTTAATGCGTTGAAACCACTTTAA
- a CDS encoding DNA-formamidopyrimidine glycosylase family protein: MPEGPSIVILKEEAQEFEGQKVIAAKGNSKVDVTRAEGKKILALKTWGKHFLICFDGFTIRIHLMLFGSYRINERKAAPPRLSLQFKNGELNLYACSVKLLEGDINTHYDFTADVMNDKWDTKAAKAKLKEKPEMLVCDALLEQDIFSGVGNIIKNEVLYRVKVQPEAKVGNIPARKISEIIKESRIYSFQFLEWKKKYELKKHWLAHTKKICTRCDLPLIKKITGVKKRRSFFCTNCQKLYDE, from the coding sequence ATGCCCGAAGGCCCAAGTATAGTCATCCTGAAAGAAGAGGCACAGGAATTTGAAGGACAAAAAGTTATTGCGGCCAAAGGCAATAGCAAAGTTGATGTTACCCGTGCCGAAGGCAAAAAAATTCTTGCCCTTAAAACCTGGGGCAAACACTTCCTGATTTGCTTTGACGGCTTTACAATCCGCATACACCTCATGCTTTTCGGCAGCTACCGCATCAATGAACGTAAGGCCGCCCCGCCCCGCCTCAGCCTGCAATTTAAGAACGGCGAACTCAACTTGTACGCTTGCTCGGTGAAGCTGCTTGAAGGCGATATTAATACGCATTACGACTTTACAGCTGATGTGATGAATGATAAATGGGACACAAAAGCGGCAAAAGCAAAACTCAAGGAAAAGCCGGAAATGCTGGTTTGTGATGCACTGCTGGAACAGGATATATTTTCGGGCGTGGGCAACATAATTAAAAATGAAGTTCTGTACCGCGTAAAGGTGCAGCCGGAAGCAAAAGTGGGGAATATTCCGGCACGTAAAATCTCCGAAATAATCAAAGAATCAAGAATTTACAGCTTTCAGTTCCTGGAATGGAAAAAGAAATACGAGCTGAAGAAACACTGGCTTGCCCACACTAAAAAAATATGCACGCGCTGTGACCTGCCGCTGATTAAAAAGATAACCGGAGTCAAGAAACGCCGTAGTTTCTTTTGTACTAATTGCCAGAAACTTTACGATGAATAG
- a CDS encoding DUF72 domain-containing protein translates to MNSDIDIGCSGFYNRLWKGIFYPEGVPGRLWFEYYCQHFSTFEMNGTFYKAPTARGLKGWHDRAPDDFSFSVKAPRWVTHTRRFRECADDIAKFYEIVREGLAGKLGHVLFQMPPSFHFSEERLEQAVSSIDRSFSNVIEFRHISWWRPDVYQALADNNIAFCSVNYPNLPTNIINTNGLVYVRFHGTPKLFYSQYTEDELAFTRDEILASGCNKAVVYFNNTASEAGILNAMEMKRLILIDY, encoded by the coding sequence ATGAATAGTGATATTGACATTGGCTGCTCAGGTTTTTATAACCGACTGTGGAAAGGCATCTTCTACCCTGAAGGTGTACCCGGCAGGCTTTGGTTTGAGTATTATTGCCAGCATTTTTCAACCTTTGAAATGAACGGGACATTTTACAAAGCGCCAACGGCACGAGGGTTAAAAGGCTGGCATGACCGCGCGCCAGACGATTTCAGCTTTTCAGTGAAAGCGCCGAGATGGGTTACCCACACACGCCGTTTTCGCGAATGTGCCGATGATATTGCGAAATTTTACGAGATTGTGCGAGAGGGTTTGGCAGGCAAATTGGGGCATGTGCTCTTCCAGATGCCGCCGTCATTCCATTTTAGCGAAGAACGGTTGGAGCAGGCTGTTTCATCAATAGATAGAAGCTTTAGCAACGTGATTGAATTTCGGCACATAAGCTGGTGGCGGCCCGATGTCTACCAAGCATTAGCTGACAATAACATCGCTTTTTGCTCGGTTAATTATCCCAATCTCCCAACAAATATTATAAACACCAACGGACTGGTGTATGTACGCTTTCATGGCACTCCTAAGCTATTCTACTCGCAATATACAGAAGATGAGCTGGCATTTACCCGTGATGAAATACTGGCTTCAGGCTGTAATAAAGCTGTAGTTTATTTCAATAACACCGCAAGCGAGGCGGGAATATTAAATGCTATGGAGATGAAGAGGCTGATATTAATAGATTATTGA
- a CDS encoding SDR family oxidoreductase, with protein sequence MQYTDKMLRDGALQDKVIVVTGGGSGLGKSMTKYFMELGAKVAITSRDFEKLQNTAKELEAETGGQCLAVQCDVRHYDEVEAMLKAVLDGYGKVDVLLNNAAGNFISPTERLSANAFDTIIDIVLKGSKNCTLAFGKHWIDTKQKSSTILNIVTTYAWTGSAYVVPSATAKAGVLAMTRSLAVEWAKYGIRSNAIAPGPFPTKGAWDRLLPGDLKEKFDLAKKVPLKRVGDHQELANIAAYLVSDFSSYVNGEVITIDGGEWLKGAGQFNLLEAIPDEMWDMLEAMIKAKKSN encoded by the coding sequence ATGCAATACACAGATAAAATGCTGCGTGACGGAGCACTTCAGGATAAAGTTATAGTAGTTACCGGCGGTGGCAGCGGCCTTGGCAAATCTATGACCAAATATTTCATGGAGCTTGGCGCAAAAGTTGCCATAACATCGCGCGATTTCGAAAAACTACAAAACACTGCTAAAGAGCTTGAGGCCGAAACGGGCGGGCAATGCCTTGCGGTGCAGTGTGATGTGCGCCATTATGATGAGGTGGAAGCTATGCTGAAAGCTGTGCTTGACGGTTATGGAAAAGTTGATGTACTACTGAACAATGCCGCGGGTAACTTCATCTCTCCTACCGAAAGGCTTTCGGCAAATGCGTTTGACACAATCATTGACATTGTGCTGAAAGGCAGCAAGAACTGTACACTGGCATTTGGCAAACACTGGATTGATACCAAACAAAAAAGTAGCACAATCCTGAATATTGTCACTACTTATGCCTGGACGGGCTCTGCCTATGTTGTACCCAGCGCTACAGCAAAGGCCGGAGTTTTAGCTATGACCCGCAGCCTTGCGGTTGAATGGGCTAAATACGGAATCCGCAGTAATGCCATAGCTCCGGGGCCCTTCCCTACCAAAGGTGCATGGGACAGGCTCCTGCCCGGCGACCTGAAGGAAAAATTTGACCTTGCCAAAAAAGTGCCGCTCAAGCGGGTGGGCGACCATCAGGAGCTGGCAAATATTGCAGCATACCTGGTTTCTGACTTTTCATCTTATGTCAACGGCGAAGTTATTACTATAGATGGCGGCGAATGGCTGAAAGGCGCAGGTCAGTTTAATTTACTCGAAGCCATACCGGATGAAATGTGGGACATGCTCGAGGCAATGATAAAGGCTAAGAAGAGTAATTAG